Sequence from the Pseudomonas sp. LS.1a genome:
GAAACGCTTGGATCTTTGCTGGCGTAGCGAACGTGTATACGAAGGTAGTTAGCCGAGATACCGCACCGCTCAGCATACGCCCCCATCCCTTCTGTACCGAGTCGATCAATGTACTGTCGAAGTTTCATAGACTGCCTCCTTGCAGCCAAAGATAACCTTTAAGGTTAACTTTTACAATACCCAAGAGGACATTCACCTACAGGGTTAACATGTTCAGAATCCTTACCCATGAGAATCTCTGACACGCGACTACAAAACCTACGGCGCCTGATGGCTGAACGAAGCCTGCGTCTCGCTCAGCTCGCGGAAAGGCTGGAAAAGGCCCCTGCACAGGTAAGCGCTTTCGCTGGTAGAAACCCGACCAAAGGCATTGGTGACCAGATAGCTCGGGAAATTGAAAAGGCATTGGCCCTACCGACAGGCTATTTAGACATCCCCTCGAGGCTGAATAGCGAGCCTACGAATGCCACCGTTGTTAGCCATACAGGCAGGAAGCTACCGGTTATTGGCTCCATAGCAGCCGGTGCATGGTGCGATAGCGCAGCTCATTTCGACCCCCGCGAGGCTGAGGAATGGATTGATGCACCAGGCCCAGTCGGCCCACGAGCATTCATCCTGAGGGTGGAAGGCGTGAGCATGGAGCCCAAGTTCATTGAAGGAGATAAGGTCGTGATCGATCCTTCTCTCGAGGCGTTGCCTGGACACTTCGTTGCAGCGAAACGATCAAGCGATCAAGCGACGACCTTGAAGCAACTCCGCCAGGAAGGAAACGAACAATATTTGTATGCGCTGAACCCAGACTGGCCTAATCGAATAATTAAGATGACGGAAGAATGGAGTATATGCGGGCGCGCTCGCTGGAAAATATCTGACCTTTAAGGAGACTTAGGTCTTGCCAGAACAGAACAATGATAAGGATGCAGTTGGGCACGTTCGTAATCCGCTAACAGTGATATCAAGATTCGCAGCGCTAGCCGAGATTAGCGGAACGGCTGTCCTACCCTTTATAGAGCCTGAAAATCAAGCTACGTTTATATGGTTCTTGATGCTTTTCCCGGCACTCTTAGTAATCCTTTTCTTCCTCACCCTAAACTACAACCACAAAACCCTTTATGCGCCGTCCGACTACAAAAACCAGAACCATTTCTTAAGCCTTTTCGGTATAGCCTCAACCGACGAACGCCAAAGTAAATTGGAAGCAGAGTTGGATGAAGGGATCGCTGAACCGACGACCGATTCAACCAATCCACTGGACCCTGAAGGCCCTGTGATGCAGGAGTCCAAGCCCGACGAACCACGATCGGACGGACTGGATGCAGATTTGGGCGACTCTTCCAAGACCCAAGACGGTGAAGGAGTGAATCCAGTCAATGCAACCAACGAACCCGCACAGTCTTTAAAATCTATAAGCTTGGACTCGCTTAAAGAAACGCGGAGAAAAAGCCTCAAAAAAAATCTCGAACTAATTGAAAACACCGCAATATTTAAGCTCTGCAGAGCCACCAAAATCCAATTTGACAGACATTTAAAAATAGAAACAGGGGATGCCGACAAACCTATAATTTTTGATGGTCTATCCATCAGCACAAATCGTATCAATGCCGCAGAGGTCAAATTATTTGATACCGAAAAATTCAGTATCAACCGGCTGATTCCCACTTTGAGGGAAGCAAGCAGAGCGGCAGAAATTGTGCAGAAGTCGCTTGGAGCAGATTTTGTTTTTCACTTGGTGGTCGTCCTAAGCGAACATATCAATGGACAGCATGCCGACGCTATCGCATCCAGTATTCAACGAGTCGCCAACGCTTATGGGTTGACGACCAATGTCTACCTCATAGAGACAGCCAACCTCCTGACCACAAAAGCCAATTTTACGCTTTACACAAGGAATGACCCGAAAGGTTAACCAACGCCTTGACAAGTTAACCTTTGAGGTTATGATCACCCTCACTCTTCCACCACAGAGTGAGGCAACTCCATGCACACCACTGCATCACTGCACGTCCATCCGGCCGCTGCATCTACTGATCTGATTTTCAAAATCCGCCGCCTAGCCCGGCAACACGGCTGCGAATTTTCCGCCACCAAGCGCCCCGTGACAGCCCCCACTACCCGCCCAGTGACCCCAGACGATGGGGGGCATGCAGCATGAGCTACGCACTGAGCCACAACGCTTTCGCCTGCCTCAAGGCGCAGACCAACCTCTCCGGGCAATTCACCCACATCCTCCGCGACGAGGCGAACGGTGCCTGCGCCAAGGCCATGCTGCAGACCGAGGTCTATCTCGACCAGCTCGATGTGGTGATCCGCATGGGCTCGACGGTGAACACTCTGACGCTGCCAGCGAACAGCCTCTCCAGTGCGAGAAAGATCGCAGTCCACCTCGAGGCGATCGCCAATGGGCAGGTTGATACTGCCGCCATGTCTTCGACCGATCAATTGCTGGCTGACGCGGCGTAGGAGGAAACCATGGAACGCAACCTGGCACAAACCGCCAAGCTGTTCGGGATCAGCCGCAACGAACTGATCTGCTTGATGCGCGAGAACGAGCTGCTGACCGAGCGCAACCTGCCTCGCTACCCCACCCGGGACCGCGAGTATCTGCGTATCAAGGAGGGACAGTGGTTTCACCCGACCTCAGGCATGCAGTACAGCATGTCGACCCGCGTAAAACAGGCCGGGATCCCTTGGCTCGCAGAGCGCCTGCAGCTGCAGCTTCCGACACCACCGGAAGACAAGCGTCATGCAGCCTAGGCAATACGCGGCCGAGATTCTCCAGCTCAGGACCCGCGCGGAGCGCAACGCAGCACTCCTGCAGGTCCCCAAAGCCTGGCAGAGCCTAGTACGCAAACACTGCGAAATCACCTGGAACCACCCGTCACGCCACAAGCTCAGGGAGAGCCCGAAGCCTGATGAGCAATGCAGACCAACTAGCGCTGCGCCTGCCGCACGCACCTGATGCAACGACAGTAGAGCTGCTTTACCGCACCTTTGGCGACGTGCTCATTCCACTCGACAAAGTGCGCGTGCAGTACTTCCGCAATCTCAACGAAGACACCTTTGCCGAGCAACTGAAGGTCGGCCGGATCTGCTTGCCCGTCACCACGCTGGACAACAGCCAGAAGGCCTTGAAGTTCGCCCATATCCGCCATGTTGCCGCCCTGATCGACAGCAGGGCCTACCTAGCGGACGAAAAGCAGTCCCGCTCTACCGAGCAAGACAAGTAGTACCAACACCAGCTAGGGCCGCCACCACCGGCCCGCACACCACAAGGAGTAAGACCCATGACCACCCAACAGGTCGTCGCCCTCTTCATCATCTGTGCCTTCATCATCGGACTGTTTGCCTACGCCTATTTCCTTGGCCGAAAAGCAGGTCGCGCCCACCACCCATCCGGCTTGCTTTTTGACTCTGCGCCGTGCACAGGACACAGCCGCCCCGGCGCTCTGGCATCACCGCAAATCTGGACCTCGGAGGAAAGCGAGCATCTGCTGGTACGGGGGCTCACCGATGCCACACTCGCTTCGCTCCGCGAGACTGCTAGCATCGACGCGCAGAAAACAAAGAGTCTCTGCTGCGAAGCAGCAGGCATTATTCATCCCCTCAGCAGCCCCGCCGAGGCACTGACACCCCACGACAAGCTGCGCGAGGCAGCGCCCGCTGATGCAACGCTAATCGATAAAGATCACCCGCACGCGCAGCCTGCCGAGGGGTATACGCACCCATCCGCCGTCAGCTGCATCGTCGCCGCGATGGACGCAACACTGGCCGAGCAGGCCGAGACCTACACCACCTCGGAGCAGATGGCACGGGCGATTGAAGCCGCGCTGCAGCAAGCCGGGTTCCTGAGCCCAACCGACGAGTCCAGGCACTTCGTACGTGCCCGTGTGGACGAATCGCTGATCAACCGCGAGGCCGAACAACGCGAGCACCACCACACCATCGCCAATCTCAAGCGCGCAATCGCCGAGCTCGAGGACCGGATCATGTCGTATACCGGGCTGGCGGTGACCAAAGCGGATTACGAACTGCTCGTCAACGTCATCGATACCTTGAACCTGACTGAGCGGACCCTAGCCGCCATGAAGGCAACTCAGCAGGCAGCACGCGCCGGCCTGCAAGTCACCAGACTGGGCGACCTTGCTAAGCGCATGCACCTTGAACTGCGTGAAAGACCTGCCAGCGCCGTTAATGCAGGAGCGGCAGCATGACAGCCTCGCAGCAGATCACCCTGGGCGGGCGAGCAGATCATCAAGTCTCCAACGTGAACACCAACCTGCTGCAATCGAAGGCACGGAGCCCGCACGATGGAACATGCAAGTGAGTTTCTTGATGAGGAAGAGGTGGTGCGAATCACCGGCTACCAGATCCCAAGCAAGCAAATCGCCTGGCTGGCCAAAAACGGCTGGCAGTACACGCTGACCCGGGCCCGGCGCCCGGTAGTTGGACGGGTATATGCCCGCCTCAAAATGGCCGGCGTGAAGCCAACCGCAACGAATGCAACAACAGAAACTTGGACATTAGACTTATCGCGCGTGGGGTAACAGATGCGCAACAGGAAGGCATCGAACAAGGACCTGCCGCCTCGGATGCTGCGGCGAGTTCGCAAGCTGAAGAGCGGCAAATTGTGGGTCGGGTACTACTACAACGGGCGGGATGCAGACGGAAATCGGCAGGAAATTCCGTTGGGGACAGATCTCGCGGAGGCCAAGCTTGAGTGGGCACGCTTGGAGCACAAGGCAGCACCGAGGGTAATGTCAACGATGGCCGAGCTGTTTGACCGGTACGAGCGTGACATCATCCCGGCAAAGGCGCCACGCACTCAGAAAGACAACAAATACGAACTGGAGCGCCTGCGCACGGCGTTTGCCGACGCTCCCATTGAGGCCATCACTCCTCCGGTCGTCGCGCAGTACCGGGACGCCCGCACCGCGAAGACTCGGGCAAACCGGGAAATCGCGCTGCTTTCACACGTATTTACCGTGGCCATGGAGTGGGGATTCGCAGATCGAAATCCGTGCCTGGCGGTTCGTCGCAACAAGGAAAAGGTACGCGACTTCTACGCTGCCGACGATGTCTGGGACGCAGTGTACTCGGAGGCCGACCAAGGCCTGAAGGATGCCATGGACCTCGCCTACTTGGCCGGCCAGCGCCCAGCCGACACGTTGAAGTTCAGCACCGTCGACCTCGACGAGGACTACCTGTGGGTCGGCCAGAACAAGACTGACAAGAAGCTTCGCATCCGCCGGCACATCAATGGCGAGTCGACCGGCCTGGGCCTGTTCATCGAAGCGCTCCTAGAGAGACGCAAGCTGCAAGGCGTGCGGAACTCACGCCTCATCACCAACGACTCCGGCCTGCGCATGAGCTGGGAAATGCTGAGGAATCGCTTTAGTGAGGCGCGTGACAAGGCGGCACGCAAGCTGATCGCCGATGGCAACACAGACCTGGCCACCAAAGTTCGGCAGTTCCAGTTCCGCGATATCCGACCGAAGGCGGCATCGGAGATTGAGGACATTAGCCACGCCAGCCGACTGCTCGGACATTCCAAAGAGGAGATTACCAAGCGCGTTTATCGCCGCGTCGGCGAGGTGGTCAGCCCGACCAAATAGTGGGCTGATGCGGAAACGATGCCCGATGATGCGGAAATGATCGGCGTTTCTAGACCTCAAAGAAAAACCCCGCAGACGTTAATCTGCGGGGCTTTCGAATGGTGGAGGCCGAGGTCGGAATCGAACCGGCGTAGACGGATTTGCAATCCGGAGCATAACCACTTTGCTACTCGGCCTCAAAGGTCGGATCTAGCAGCTTGCGCTTCGCTATCTCCTTGAAACGCTGAACCTTTTTCAAAGTTTGCTGCGTTTCGATGGGCGCCATTATGTCTTCATTCCTTTAACCTTGCAACCCCCTGAACGAAAAAAAATTTCAACGGGTTCAAGGTGTTAGCGCAGGCGGCCGAGTTTACTCCACAAGCCCACCACGGTGTTCTCCACCGTGCCACTGGCAGCCATGCCGATTCGCTCCTGCAGGCTCTTGCGTTCGGCGTAGTGCAGGTGGAACAGGTTGGCGTTGCGCGCGCGCTCGCTGAGGTACTCGTCACTGGTCTGCAGCTCGTCCACCAGCTTGCGGTTGAGTGCCGCGACGCCCAGCCAGACTTCGCCAGTGGCCACTTCGTCGATGTGCAGCTGTGGACGATAGCGGGCAACGAAGTCCTTGAACAGCTGGTGGGTGATGTCCAGGTCTTCCTGGAACTTCTCCCGGCCCTTCTCGGTGTTCTCGCCGAACACGGTCAGGGTGCGCTTGTATTCACCGGCGGTCAGCACTTCGAAATCGATGTCGTGCTTCTTCAACAGGCGGTTGACGTTGGGCAACTGCGCCACCACGCCGATGGAACCCAGCACGGCGAACGGCGCGCTGACGATCTTCTCGCCGATGCAGGCCATCATGTAACCGCCGCTGGCAGCCACCTTGTCGATACACACGGTCAACGGGATGCCGGCCTGGCGAATGCGCGCCAGTTGCGATGCGGCCAGGCCGTAGCTGTGCACCAGGCCGCCACCGCTTTCAAGGCGCAGCACCACTTCGTCACGCGGGGTGGCGAGGGTCAGCAGCGCGGTGATTTCGTTGCGCAGGCTTTCGGTGGCAGAGGCTTTGATGTCGCCATCGAAGTCCAGCACGAAGACCCGGTCCTTTTCCTCGGCCTTGCCCTTCTTCTGCTGTTTTTCCGCCTTGGCCTGCTGCTTGCGCAAGGCCTTGAGCTGGGCCTTGTCGAGCAGGCCGGACTCCAGGCGCTCGCGCAGGTCCTTGTAGAACTCGTTCAGGCGGGTGACCTGCAATTGCCCACCCGATTTGCGCCGCCCCTTGCCGCGCAGCCCGGCGATGGCCGACAGCACTATCAGGATGGCGATGACCAGGGTGGCGGTTTTGGCGAGAAAGCTTGCGTATTCGGCAAGAAACTCCACGTTGACTCCTTAAATACCTGCGCCACGACGGCGCGTAACTGTTGCAAGCATACCGTTGCGCCTGAGGTGCTGCCAGCCGCTGTAAACGCCGGCAACACCTTTCAAACAACCTTTTCAAACGCTTGTATGTTTTTTCGTTGACAGCCCGTGTGCCGCATCCTAACCTCGCAGCAACCTCCAACAGGCCGGAACCTTTCGTGGGCAACCTCTACCTGATCCGACATGGCCAAGCCTCCTTCGGCGCCGATGACTACGATGTCCTCTCGCCCGTGGGCGAGCGCCAGAGCCACGCCCTGGGTGAGCACCTGGCCCAGCTCGGGGTACGGTTGGACCGCTGCGTGGCAGGCGACCTGCGCCGCCAGCAGGATACCGCGCGGCTGGCCCTGGCAGCATTGCACGCCAATGGCAGCCCGGTGCCGGCTGTCGAGACCGATGCTGCGTTCAATGAGTTCGATGCCGATGGTGTGATCCGTGCGCTGTTGCCCGGGCTGCTGCCGCAAGAGCCCGACGCCCTGCACATCCTGCGCAACGGCGCGCAGCACCGCAGCGAGTTCCAGCGCCTGTTCGCACTGATGGTGCAGCGCTGGCACGATGGCGAACATGCCGACGATGGCCTGGAGACCTGGCAGGCGTTCACCGCCCGCGTGCAAGGCGGCCTGCAGCGCGTACTCGATGCCGCCGGTAGCGGTGACAATATCGCCATCTTCACCTCGGGCGGCACCATTGCCGCCCTGCTCCACCTGGTTACCCGTATTACCCCCAGCCAGGCGTTCGCGCTGAACTGGCAGATCATCAACACGTCGCTCAGCCAGCTGAAGTTCCGCGGCCGCGACGTGGCACTGGCTTCCTTCAACAGCCAGGCCCATGTGCAACTGTTGAGGGCGCCGGAGCTTGTCACCTATCGATGAGCCCGGCTTGTTGTGTCCCTGCGGGGACGTGTAAATCACTCTATAAGGAATGCGCCATGACCTCCGTAGCTGATGCCGTTAAAAAGATGCAAGAGAAGTTCAACCCATCCGCTGCCGCCGGCCTGGACCTGGTGTTCGGCTTCAACATCACCGACGAAGGCAAGCACTACGCACTGATCGTCAAGGACGGCACCTGCGACCTGCAGGAAGGCGAAAACCCGGATGCCAACTGCACCCTGGTAATGGACAGCGAAACCCTGAAGGGTATCGTCAGCGGCGAAACTGACGGCATGCAAGCGTTCATGGGCGGCAAGCTGCGCGTTGAAGGCGACATGATGCTGTCGATGAAGCTCAGCGAGCTGTTCCCGTCCTGAGGGCTGGAGATCGCGGATGATCGAAAAACCGAAGCCTGACCGGCTTCGGTTTTTTTTTGCCCGCCTGTTCGGGCCCTATCGCCAGTCGCTTCATCAAGGCAGTTGATCAGGCAGCAACACCCTTACCTATATGGCACCTGGCACGCTTGTCCCAACCCCGACGCACCATTAGATTAGCCAATAGTCCTTGCGATCGAGAATAAGGAAAACGCATGACGCTCACCGACCAGTCCACCCAGGTACGCCCCGGCGAAGAACTCGACGCGGCTGTCATCGACCCTTACCTCAAGGCCAACATCCCCGGCCTGGTTGGCCTGCCGAGCATCAGCCAGTTCCCTGGCGGTGCCTCCAACCTAACCTACCTGGTCAGCTACCCGGGCCGCGACTTCGTGCTGCGCCGCCCGCCGTTCGGGCAGAAGGCCAAATCGGCCCACGACATGGGCCGCGAGTTTCGCATCCTCAACCAGCTGAACAGCGGCTTCCCCTACTGCCCAAAGGCCTATGTGCACTGCACCGACACCAGCCTGATCGGCGGCGAGTTCTACGTGATGGAGCGGGTCAAGGGCATCATCCTGCGCTCGGACATCCCGGCCGAACTGGACCTCGACGCCAACCGCACCGAGGCCCTGTGCAAGAGCTTCATCGACCGCCTGGTGGAACTGCACCAGGTGGACTACAACGCCTGCGGCCTGGCCGACCTGGGCAAGCCGGAAGGCTATGTGCAGCGCCAGATCGAGGGCTGGACCAGTCGCTATGAAAAGGCCCTGACCCCGGACGCCCCGCGCTGGGAACAGGTAACCGCCTGGCTGCACGAGAAAATGCCCGCCGACCACACGCGGCCCGGCATCGTGCACAACGACTACCGTTTCGACAACGTGATCCTCGATGCCGACAACCCCATGCGCATCATCGGTGTGCTGGACTGGGAAATGGCCACCCTCGGCGACCCGCTGATGGACCTGGGCAACAGCCTGGCCTACTGGATCCAGGCCGACGACCCGGCGCCAGTGCAGTTGATGCGCCGCCAGCCGAGCAACGCCCCGGGCATGCTCAGCCGCCGCCAGTTCGTCGATTACTACGCCGAGCGCGCTGGCATCCGCCTGGACAACTTCGATTACTACTATTGTTATGGCCTGTTCCGCCTGGCCGGCATCGTCCAGCAGATCTACTACCGCTATTACCACGGCCAGACCCAGGACAAGCGCTTTGCCCAGTTCATCCACATGAACCGCCTGCTGGAGCAGATGACCTTGCAGGTCATCGCCAAGTCCAGCCTCTGAGCCCCGACTTCGACGACGGATAACAAGGAAAACAGCATGTCCAAGACCCACCTGTTCGACCTCGACGGCAAGATTGCCTTCGTTTCCGGCGCCAGCCGTGGCATCGGCGAGGCCATCGCCCACCTGTTGGCCCAGCAAGGTGCCCATGTGATCGTGTCCAGCCGCAAGCTCGACGGTTGCCAGCAGGTGGCCGACGCCATCATCGCCGCCGGCGGCAAGGCAACGGCGGTAGCCTGCCACATCGGTGAACTGGAGCAGATCCAGCAGGTGTTCGCCGGCATCCGCGAGCAATTCGGGCGGCTGGACATCCTGGTCAACAACGCCGCCACCAACCCGCAGTTCTGCAACGTGCTGGATACCGACCCGGGTGCTTTCCAGAAGACCGTGGACGTGAACATCCGTGGCTACTTCTTCATGTCGGTAGAGGCCGGCAAGCTGATGCGTGAGCAGGGTGGCGGCAGCATCATCAACGTGGCGTCGATCAACGGGGTGTCGCCCGGCCTGTTCCAGGGCATCTATTCGGTGACCAAGGCGGCGGTCATCAACATGACCAAGGTCTTCGCCAAGGAATGCGCGCCGTTCGGTATCCGCTGCAACGCCCTGCTGCCGGGCCTGACCGATACCAAGTTCGCCTCGGCACTGGTAAAGAACGACGCCATCCTCAACGCCGCGCTGCAGCATATCCCGCTCAAGCGCGTGGCCGACCCCAAGGAAATGGCCGGCGCCGTGTTGTACCTGGCCAGCGATGCCTCCAGCTACACCACCGGTACCGCGCTCAATGTCGACGGCGGCTACCTGTCCTGATCAGGCTTTTACTGCCACCAGGGTGTAACTCAGGGGCAGGCGCGCGGGCTGCTCGCGCAGGCGATATTCACCGTCGTCGCCCTTGACCATCTGCCCCGGCAGCGCCTCCCAGGGGATGCTCTGGTGCTCGACCAGGGCGGTCAGCTGCAGGCCGTGCGCCAGCAAGGCACTGATCACCTCGCCCAGGCCGTGGTTCCACTCGTGGGTTTCGGTGTGAGACAGGCGCTGCTCGGTTTCGACGTAGGTTTGGTCGTTGTGCCACACCGTCGGCTCTTCGTGCTCGAAATATGGGTACTCGAGTTGCAGGCGGTCCTGGTGGTCTTCGTTGACCGCCATCAGCATCGGGTGCCCGTCGCGCAGAAACAGCCGCCCACCTGGTTTCAGCAGGGCCGCGACAGTACGCGCCCACGGCTCGATGCGGGGCAGCCAGCAGAGCGCGCCGATCCCGGTGTAGACCAGGTCGAACGTGCCAGCCGGCAGCACCTTGTCGGCGGCATAGACATCGGCCTCGACATACGCGATGGGTGCCGCACAGCGCTCGGCCAGCACCCGCGCCTCGGCCAGCGACGCCGTGGAATAGTCCAGGCCACAGACCTTGGCGCCAAGGCGCGCCAGCGAGAGGGTGTCGGTGCCGATGTGGCACTGCAGGTGAACGGCGTTGAGCCCGTCGATATTGCCAAGCAATGGCAGGTCGAAGCGTACGGTTTCGGAAAGGTGTTCGGGTTGCCGGATGAGCCGTTCGACTTCGTAGTCGTTGGAAGCAGCGTGCAGCGGAGCACGTTCATCCCAGCTGGCGCGGTTGAGTTGCAATGAGCGGTCCATGGTGTCTTCCTTGATTCAGTAGGGCTTATGCTAGCCCCCACCAATCTCCCTGCGACAGGACTGCATTGCTAAAAATTGTAAAGCTCGCGCGGCCCCTGTGGGAGCGGGTTTACCCGCGAATGCGGCGGTGAATCTACCGACGCATTCGCGGGTAAACCCGCTCCCACAGGGGAATGTGTTTTGACGTTACAGGCAGGTCGCCGCCGCCGCCCGGCGCTGCAGGGCCACGCCGTCGTTCTTCTGCGCGTAGTAATCCACCCGCGCCCCACCGGCCTGCGGGTACACGTCCACGAACGCCTCGGCCTCACGGGTATACACCGTGAACCCACCCTGCTTGCGTGGTTCCAGGTAGCCACTGGCATCG
This genomic interval carries:
- a CDS encoding LexA family protein, producing the protein MAERSLRLAQLAERLEKAPAQVSAFAGRNPTKGIGDQIAREIEKALALPTGYLDIPSRLNSEPTNATVVSHTGRKLPVIGSIAAGAWCDSAAHFDPREAEEWIDAPGPVGPRAFILRVEGVSMEPKFIEGDKVVIDPSLEALPGHFVAAKRSSDQATTLKQLRQEGNEQYLYALNPDWPNRIIKMTEEWSICGRARWKISDL
- a CDS encoding phage antirepressor KilAC domain-containing protein, with protein sequence MERNLAQTAKLFGISRNELICLMRENELLTERNLPRYPTRDREYLRIKEGQWFHPTSGMQYSMSTRVKQAGIPWLAERLQLQLPTPPEDKRHAA
- a CDS encoding pyocin activator PrtN family protein, with amino-acid sequence MSNADQLALRLPHAPDATTVELLYRTFGDVLIPLDKVRVQYFRNLNEDTFAEQLKVGRICLPVTTLDNSQKALKFAHIRHVAALIDSRAYLADEKQSRSTEQDK
- a CDS encoding DUF4224 domain-containing protein, with the translated sequence MEHASEFLDEEEVVRITGYQIPSKQIAWLAKNGWQYTLTRARRPVVGRVYARLKMAGVKPTATNATTETWTLDLSRVG
- a CDS encoding tyrosine-type recombinase/integrase, with amino-acid sequence MRNRKASNKDLPPRMLRRVRKLKSGKLWVGYYYNGRDADGNRQEIPLGTDLAEAKLEWARLEHKAAPRVMSTMAELFDRYERDIIPAKAPRTQKDNKYELERLRTAFADAPIEAITPPVVAQYRDARTAKTRANREIALLSHVFTVAMEWGFADRNPCLAVRRNKEKVRDFYAADDVWDAVYSEADQGLKDAMDLAYLAGQRPADTLKFSTVDLDEDYLWVGQNKTDKKLRIRRHINGESTGLGLFIEALLERRKLQGVRNSRLITNDSGLRMSWEMLRNRFSEARDKAARKLIADGNTDLATKVRQFQFRDIRPKAASEIEDISHASRLLGHSKEEITKRVYRRVGEVVSPTK
- the sohB gene encoding protease SohB, with amino-acid sequence MEFLAEYASFLAKTATLVIAILIVLSAIAGLRGKGRRKSGGQLQVTRLNEFYKDLRERLESGLLDKAQLKALRKQQAKAEKQQKKGKAEEKDRVFVLDFDGDIKASATESLRNEITALLTLATPRDEVVLRLESGGGLVHSYGLAASQLARIRQAGIPLTVCIDKVAASGGYMMACIGEKIVSAPFAVLGSIGVVAQLPNVNRLLKKHDIDFEVLTAGEYKRTLTVFGENTEKGREKFQEDLDITHQLFKDFVARYRPQLHIDEVATGEVWLGVAALNRKLVDELQTSDEYLSERARNANLFHLHYAERKSLQERIGMAASGTVENTVVGLWSKLGRLR
- a CDS encoding histidine phosphatase family protein produces the protein MGNLYLIRHGQASFGADDYDVLSPVGERQSHALGEHLAQLGVRLDRCVAGDLRRQQDTARLALAALHANGSPVPAVETDAAFNEFDADGVIRALLPGLLPQEPDALHILRNGAQHRSEFQRLFALMVQRWHDGEHADDGLETWQAFTARVQGGLQRVLDAAGSGDNIAIFTSGGTIAALLHLVTRITPSQAFALNWQIINTSLSQLKFRGRDVALASFNSQAHVQLLRAPELVTYR
- a CDS encoding SCP2 sterol-binding domain-containing protein, with the protein product MTSVADAVKKMQEKFNPSAAAGLDLVFGFNITDEGKHYALIVKDGTCDLQEGENPDANCTLVMDSETLKGIVSGETDGMQAFMGGKLRVEGDMMLSMKLSELFPS
- a CDS encoding phosphotransferase family protein is translated as MTLTDQSTQVRPGEELDAAVIDPYLKANIPGLVGLPSISQFPGGASNLTYLVSYPGRDFVLRRPPFGQKAKSAHDMGREFRILNQLNSGFPYCPKAYVHCTDTSLIGGEFYVMERVKGIILRSDIPAELDLDANRTEALCKSFIDRLVELHQVDYNACGLADLGKPEGYVQRQIEGWTSRYEKALTPDAPRWEQVTAWLHEKMPADHTRPGIVHNDYRFDNVILDADNPMRIIGVLDWEMATLGDPLMDLGNSLAYWIQADDPAPVQLMRRQPSNAPGMLSRRQFVDYYAERAGIRLDNFDYYYCYGLFRLAGIVQQIYYRYYHGQTQDKRFAQFIHMNRLLEQMTLQVIAKSSL
- a CDS encoding SDR family oxidoreductase produces the protein MSKTHLFDLDGKIAFVSGASRGIGEAIAHLLAQQGAHVIVSSRKLDGCQQVADAIIAAGGKATAVACHIGELEQIQQVFAGIREQFGRLDILVNNAATNPQFCNVLDTDPGAFQKTVDVNIRGYFFMSVEAGKLMREQGGGSIINVASINGVSPGLFQGIYSVTKAAVINMTKVFAKECAPFGIRCNALLPGLTDTKFASALVKNDAILNAALQHIPLKRVADPKEMAGAVLYLASDASSYTTGTALNVDGGYLS
- a CDS encoding class I SAM-dependent methyltransferase, with translation MDRSLQLNRASWDERAPLHAASNDYEVERLIRQPEHLSETVRFDLPLLGNIDGLNAVHLQCHIGTDTLSLARLGAKVCGLDYSTASLAEARVLAERCAAPIAYVEADVYAADKVLPAGTFDLVYTGIGALCWLPRIEPWARTVAALLKPGGRLFLRDGHPMLMAVNEDHQDRLQLEYPYFEHEEPTVWHNDQTYVETEQRLSHTETHEWNHGLGEVISALLAHGLQLTALVEHQSIPWEALPGQMVKGDDGEYRLREQPARLPLSYTLVAVKA